Proteins encoded together in one Micromonospora auratinigra window:
- the pgm gene encoding phosphoglucomutase (alpha-D-glucose-1,6-bisphosphate-dependent) encodes MAHPRAGQPAEPADLVDVPRLVTAYYAEHPDPADPAQQVSFGTSGHRGSSLKNAFNSDHILAVTQALCDYRREQGLDGPLFLARDTHALSAPAEADALEVLAANEVTVLRDSRDGYTPTPALSHAVLTHNRGRTGGLADGIVITPSHNPPGDGGFKYNPTHGGPADTDVTTWIQDRANAILAAGLKEVKRIPYARARAADTTGEYDFLARYVDDLPAVLDIDAIRDAGVRIGADPMGGASVAYWGEIAERHRLDLTVINPLVDPTWRFMTLDGDGKIRMDCSSPNAMASLIAARDTYAVSTGNDADADRHGIVTPDAGLMNPNHYLAVAIGHLFRTREQWGPAAAVGKTLVSSSMIDRVAADLGRPLLEVPVGFKWFVPGLLDGTVGFGGEESAGASFLRRDGSTWTTDKDGILLCLLAAEIIASTGKTPSQHWAELADRFGAPAYARIDAPADRAQKAVLAKLSPEQVRATELAGEPITAVLTTAPGNGASIGGLKVTTESGWFAARPSGTEDVYKIYAESFQGPEHLTRIQEEAKALVSDVLATV; translated from the coding sequence GTGGCCCACCCCCGCGCCGGCCAGCCCGCCGAGCCCGCCGACCTGGTCGACGTGCCCCGGCTGGTCACCGCCTACTACGCCGAACACCCGGACCCCGCCGACCCGGCGCAGCAGGTCTCCTTCGGCACCTCCGGGCACCGCGGGTCCAGCCTGAAGAACGCCTTCAACTCCGACCACATCCTCGCCGTCACCCAGGCGCTCTGCGACTACCGGCGGGAGCAGGGCCTGGACGGCCCGCTCTTCCTGGCCCGGGACACCCACGCGCTCTCCGCCCCGGCCGAGGCCGACGCGCTGGAGGTGCTCGCCGCCAACGAGGTCACCGTGCTGCGGGACAGCCGCGACGGCTACACCCCGACCCCGGCCCTGTCGCACGCCGTGCTCACCCACAACCGGGGGCGCACCGGCGGGCTCGCCGACGGCATCGTGATCACCCCGTCGCACAACCCGCCCGGCGACGGCGGCTTCAAGTACAACCCCACCCACGGCGGCCCGGCCGACACCGACGTCACGACGTGGATCCAGGACCGCGCGAACGCCATCCTCGCCGCCGGGCTCAAGGAGGTGAAGCGCATCCCGTACGCGCGGGCCCGCGCCGCCGACACCACCGGGGAGTACGACTTCCTCGCCCGCTACGTCGACGACCTGCCCGCCGTGCTGGACATCGACGCGATCCGGGACGCCGGGGTACGCATCGGCGCCGATCCGATGGGCGGGGCGAGCGTGGCGTACTGGGGCGAGATCGCCGAGCGGCACCGCCTCGACCTCACGGTGATCAACCCGCTGGTCGACCCGACCTGGCGGTTCATGACGCTCGACGGCGACGGCAAGATCCGGATGGACTGCTCCTCGCCGAACGCGATGGCCTCGCTGATCGCCGCCCGCGACACGTACGCGGTCTCCACCGGCAACGACGCGGACGCCGACCGGCACGGCATCGTCACCCCCGACGCCGGCCTGATGAACCCCAACCACTACCTGGCGGTGGCGATCGGGCACCTGTTCCGCACCCGGGAGCAGTGGGGCCCGGCCGCCGCGGTCGGCAAGACGCTGGTCTCCTCCTCGATGATCGACCGGGTCGCCGCCGACCTGGGCCGGCCGCTGCTGGAGGTGCCGGTCGGCTTCAAGTGGTTCGTGCCCGGCCTGCTCGACGGCACGGTCGGCTTCGGCGGCGAGGAGAGCGCCGGCGCGTCCTTCCTGCGCCGCGACGGCAGCACCTGGACCACCGACAAGGACGGCATCCTGCTCTGCCTGCTCGCCGCCGAGATCATCGCCAGCACCGGGAAGACCCCCAGCCAGCACTGGGCTGAGCTGGCCGACCGCTTCGGCGCGCCCGCGTACGCCCGGATCGACGCCCCGGCCGACCGGGCGCAGAAGGCCGTGCTCGCCAAGCTCTCCCCGGAGCAGGTACGCGCCACCGAGCTGGCCGGCGAGCCGATCACCGCCGTGCTCACCACCGCGCCGGGCAACGGCGCGTCGATCGGCGGGCTGAAGGTGACCACCGAGTCCGGCTGGTTCGCCGCCCGGCCCTCCGGCACCGAGGACGTCTACAAGATCTACGCCGAGTCGTTCCAGGGCCCGGAGCACCTCACCCGGATCCAGGAGGAGGCGAAGGCGCTCGTCTCGGACGTGCTCGCCACGGTCTGA
- a CDS encoding NAD(+)/NADH kinase produces the protein MAGYVFGLVLHPTRDVSEVVGLIGRWAVRHGKTLAVRAEDRHRVPASVEALPADQLAARSDALISIGGDGTMLGALRSAVRTPKPVLGVHLGKVGFLVEVEPPELPRALERLVAHDFTVESHACLACDVCGDDVVAFNDIALVRQPGAGFVAATLAVDGQRYGFYRCDALVVSTPTGSTAYSYAAGGPLVSPATQAVVVTPSAPMAGISRSVVLSPDESIHLELRPDSAPVAVEMDGLVIRDAATEGSVHVRYVRDAGLVVRLDPRRYQERNQLKLSLLDLPLLPEQLRELLPDGLREQLNRRELPPPR, from the coding sequence GTGGCGGGGTATGTGTTCGGGCTGGTCCTGCACCCGACCCGGGACGTCTCCGAGGTCGTCGGGCTCATCGGGCGGTGGGCGGTCCGGCACGGCAAGACCCTGGCGGTACGCGCCGAGGACCGGCACCGGGTGCCGGCGTCGGTGGAGGCGCTCCCCGCCGATCAGCTCGCCGCCCGGTCCGACGCGCTGATCAGCATCGGCGGCGACGGCACCATGTTGGGCGCGCTGCGCTCGGCGGTGCGGACACCCAAGCCGGTGCTCGGGGTGCACCTGGGCAAGGTGGGGTTCCTGGTCGAGGTGGAGCCGCCGGAGCTGCCACGCGCGCTGGAGCGGCTGGTGGCGCACGACTTCACCGTCGAGTCGCACGCCTGCCTCGCCTGCGACGTGTGCGGCGACGACGTGGTGGCGTTCAACGACATCGCGCTGGTCCGGCAGCCCGGCGCGGGCTTCGTCGCCGCCACGCTGGCGGTGGACGGGCAGCGTTACGGGTTCTACCGCTGCGACGCGCTGGTGGTGAGCACGCCGACCGGCTCGACGGCGTACAGCTACGCGGCGGGCGGGCCGCTGGTCTCCCCGGCGACGCAGGCGGTGGTGGTGACCCCGTCGGCGCCGATGGCCGGGATCTCCCGCTCGGTGGTGCTCTCCCCCGACGAGAGCATCCACCTGGAGCTGCGCCCCGACTCGGCGCCGGTGGCGGTGGAGATGGACGGCCTGGTGATCCGGGACGCGGCGACCGAGGGGTCGGTGCACGTCCGGTACGTCCGCGACGCCGGCCTGGTGGTCCGCCTCGATCCGCGCCGTTACCAGGAGCGCAACCAGCTCAAGCTGAGCCTGCTCGACCTGCCGCTGCTGCCCGAGCAGCTGCGCGAACTGCTGCCGGACGGGCTGCGGGAGCAGCTCAACCGCCGTGAGCTGCCCCCGCCCCGCTGA
- a CDS encoding glycosyltransferase translates to MSTGPVRLVVATTVPVTAHALLHGQLRWLAGHGIDVHLVSSPGPLLDRTGEREGVGTHAIPMARELSPLADLVALGRWLRLLRRLRPQVVSYGTPKAGLLAGVAAAVLKVPRRVYVLRGLRYEGTRGVRRRLLRAIERLTCATAHVVVAVSPSLAATAVGAGVVRAGKVTVVGAGSSNGVDPVRFRPARPAERAAARAAAGIPADAPVVTFVGRLVPDKGLVCLDAAFARLRERLPDARLLLVGQPDDPADPALRRLRDRPGVHALGFLDEPVQRYAAADVLCLPTRREGFPNVVLEAAACRIPAVTTRATGAVDSVVDGQTGFVVPVDDPGALAEALERLCADPPLRARLGGNARRRALRDFPPERIWRGLLGAYGVSGGPVPGQGPAPDRAALGRAGAVPR, encoded by the coding sequence ATGAGCACCGGCCCGGTCCGCCTGGTGGTGGCGACCACGGTTCCGGTGACCGCGCACGCGCTGCTGCACGGTCAACTGCGCTGGCTGGCGGGGCACGGGATCGACGTGCACCTGGTGTCGTCCCCCGGCCCGCTGCTCGACCGGACCGGCGAGCGGGAGGGGGTCGGCACGCACGCGATCCCGATGGCGCGGGAGCTGTCCCCGCTCGCCGACCTGGTCGCCCTCGGGCGCTGGCTGCGGCTGCTCCGCCGGCTACGGCCCCAGGTGGTCTCGTACGGCACGCCGAAGGCCGGCCTGCTGGCGGGAGTGGCGGCGGCGGTCCTGAAGGTGCCGCGCCGGGTGTACGTGCTGCGCGGGCTGCGCTACGAGGGCACCCGCGGCGTCCGCCGCCGGCTGCTGCGGGCCATCGAGCGCCTCACCTGCGCCACCGCGCACGTCGTGGTGGCGGTCAGCCCGAGCCTGGCCGCGACGGCGGTGGGGGCCGGTGTGGTCCGCGCCGGCAAGGTGACCGTGGTCGGCGCGGGCAGCAGCAACGGGGTGGATCCGGTGCGGTTCCGCCCCGCCCGGCCGGCGGAACGGGCCGCGGCCCGCGCGGCGGCGGGCATCCCGGCCGACGCGCCGGTGGTGACCTTCGTCGGCCGGCTGGTGCCGGACAAGGGGCTGGTCTGCCTCGACGCGGCGTTCGCCCGGCTGCGGGAGCGGCTGCCGGACGCCCGGCTGCTGCTGGTCGGCCAGCCGGACGACCCGGCGGACCCGGCGCTGCGCCGGCTGCGGGACCGGCCCGGGGTGCACGCGCTGGGCTTCCTCGACGAGCCGGTGCAGCGGTACGCGGCAGCCGACGTGCTGTGCCTGCCGACCCGCCGCGAGGGCTTCCCGAACGTGGTGCTCGAGGCGGCGGCCTGCCGGATCCCGGCGGTCACCACCCGGGCCACCGGCGCGGTCGACTCGGTGGTCGACGGGCAGACCGGCTTCGTCGTCCCGGTCGACGACCCGGGCGCGCTGGCCGAGGCGCTGGAGCGGCTCTGCGCGGACCCGCCGCTGCGGGCCCGGCTCGGCGGGAACGCCCGGCGGCGGGCGCTGCGCGACTTCCCCCCGGAACGGATCTGGCGCGGCCTGCTCGGCGCGTACGGCGTGTCCGGCGGCCCGGTCCCCGGGCAGGGCCCGGCCCCGGACCGGGCGGCACTCGGCCGGGCCGGCGCGGTACCGCGCTGA
- a CDS encoding acyltransferase family protein — translation MVVVEAPAAAPVRPRPQHRRTDIQGLRAVAVLLVVLYHAGAGLSGGFVGVDVFFVISGFVISGLLLRELTATGRISLVAFYVRRARRLLPALALVSVVTLAAGALLLSPVDETQRVTGRAAAAAALFFANGYFFLSSGGYFQQHAEANPFLHTWSLSVEEQFYLGFPLLLLLGWRLQQRFRRRYPIVLVGLVLVGSLAAGVAFTYAWLPGLPSFATYPDIAMRFAFYSPLTRAWEFLAGAAVALLCARRGVAHRWATPSAVAGVALLLVAAFGIDATDRFPGILAGLPVAATVCLLLAGSAARSNPVSRGLSLGPLVALGDLSYSWYLWHWPVIVFAKAWFPQVPLVGLLAAAASLVPAVASYRLVERPIHLGRRLPSRRAVAALAVVCVATPLAAGAGLVAAVDRSWGRDDLAAVQAAVRPAHADLVSGCASTAPLGSAARPACLWTTPGARGTILLIGDSNAGHLTEPMIGAARDLGMDLQVATSGGCPFLLRPRYFSDACRQFVEGSLAALTARSAGYAAVVVSNASVGYLNGPLATGLAADAPPGTPDGQRQRAVAGWASDLGRTVAAVGSHSPVVVIGAVPQYANFPGCLARSVLASRAPGCGELASGEATRVRADIVAAERGTVRGLAATYLDTGDRLCRPAGGCSAFVDGRIVYRDGAHLSVAGSELFRADLREALRPLVAVHHETPR, via the coding sequence GTGGTAGTTGTCGAAGCACCGGCGGCGGCGCCGGTCCGCCCCCGGCCGCAGCACCGGCGTACGGACATCCAGGGGCTGCGCGCCGTCGCCGTCCTGCTGGTGGTGCTCTACCACGCCGGCGCGGGACTGTCCGGCGGGTTCGTCGGCGTCGACGTCTTCTTCGTCATCTCCGGCTTCGTCATCTCCGGGCTGCTGCTGCGTGAACTCACCGCCACCGGGCGGATCTCGCTGGTGGCCTTCTACGTGCGCCGGGCCCGCCGGCTGCTGCCGGCCCTGGCCCTGGTCTCGGTGGTGACGCTGGCGGCGGGGGCGCTGCTGCTGAGCCCGGTGGACGAGACCCAGCGGGTCACCGGCCGCGCCGCGGCGGCCGCCGCGTTGTTCTTCGCCAACGGGTACTTCTTCCTCTCGTCCGGCGGCTACTTCCAGCAGCACGCCGAGGCCAATCCGTTCCTGCACACCTGGTCGCTGTCCGTGGAGGAGCAGTTCTACCTGGGCTTCCCCCTGCTGCTGCTGCTCGGCTGGCGGTTGCAGCAGAGGTTCCGCCGGCGGTACCCGATCGTCCTGGTCGGGCTCGTCCTGGTCGGCTCGCTGGCGGCGGGGGTCGCGTTCACGTACGCCTGGCTGCCGGGCCTGCCGTCCTTCGCCACGTACCCGGACATCGCGATGCGGTTCGCGTTCTACAGTCCGCTGACCCGGGCCTGGGAGTTCCTCGCCGGTGCCGCGGTAGCGCTGCTCTGCGCCCGACGCGGGGTCGCGCACCGGTGGGCCACGCCGTCGGCCGTCGCGGGGGTGGCGCTGCTGCTGGTCGCCGCCTTCGGCATCGACGCGACCGACCGCTTCCCGGGCATCCTCGCGGGCCTGCCGGTGGCCGCGACCGTGTGCCTGCTGCTGGCGGGCTCGGCGGCCCGGTCGAACCCGGTGTCGCGTGGTCTGTCGCTGGGGCCCCTGGTGGCGCTCGGCGACCTCTCCTACAGCTGGTACCTGTGGCACTGGCCGGTGATCGTCTTCGCGAAGGCCTGGTTCCCGCAGGTCCCGCTGGTCGGCCTGCTGGCGGCGGCCGCCTCCCTCGTCCCGGCGGTCGCCTCCTACCGGCTGGTGGAGCGCCCGATCCATCTGGGCCGTCGCCTGCCGTCGCGGCGCGCGGTGGCGGCGCTCGCCGTGGTCTGCGTCGCCACGCCGTTGGCGGCCGGAGCCGGCCTGGTCGCCGCGGTGGACCGGTCCTGGGGGCGCGACGACCTCGCCGCCGTCCAGGCCGCCGTCCGCCCCGCGCACGCCGACCTGGTGAGCGGCTGCGCGTCGACGGCTCCGCTCGGCTCGGCCGCCCGTCCGGCGTGCCTGTGGACGACCCCGGGCGCGCGCGGGACGATCCTGCTGATCGGCGACTCCAACGCCGGACACCTGACCGAGCCGATGATCGGCGCGGCGCGCGATCTCGGCATGGACCTGCAGGTGGCGACCTCCGGAGGCTGCCCGTTCCTGCTGCGCCCGCGCTACTTCAGCGACGCCTGCCGGCAGTTCGTCGAGGGCAGCCTCGCCGCGCTCACCGCCCGGTCCGCCGGCTACGCCGCGGTGGTGGTCTCCAACGCGTCGGTGGGCTACCTCAACGGCCCGCTGGCGACCGGCCTGGCGGCGGACGCTCCCCCGGGCACGCCCGACGGGCAACGGCAACGGGCCGTCGCCGGCTGGGCCTCGGATCTGGGTCGTACCGTGGCCGCCGTCGGCTCGCACAGTCCGGTCGTGGTGATCGGCGCGGTCCCCCAGTACGCGAACTTCCCCGGCTGCCTGGCGCGGTCGGTCCTCGCGTCGCGGGCCCCCGGCTGCGGGGAGCTGGCCTCCGGCGAGGCGACCCGGGTCCGGGCGGACATCGTGGCGGCGGAGCGCGGGACGGTGCGCGGCCTCGCCGCGACGTACCTGGACACCGGCGACCGGCTCTGCCGTCCGGCGGGTGGGTGCAGCGCCTTCGTCGACGGGCGGATCGTCTACCGGGACGGGGCCCACCTGAGCGTCGCCGGCTCCGAACTCTTCCGTGCCGACCTGCGCGAGGCGCTCCGGCCGCTGGTGGCCGTCCACCACGAGACACCGCGATGA
- a CDS encoding O-antigen ligase family protein, translated as MRSRRGTALWALLSVAAVLAVPAAVVLVPGIPVVRLLVEIVLAVGALCLVVARPSAALAIGVAAPVLQTAVPSTLLTLGALALLFVVIGVRWRGATATARRRASFLLATGVVTVLLGLLVTGPADDVVGTDPSLGLGVGGIPLAIIYATVLGAAATIVGPNGRTVACWLAVLGVVAAIAALETPALGTDRNTVVLGENANGIGMFTAVGLIAGLVTARRARAVVRVAGWAAAVVCALGVIASGSRGALLAVVAGGAALIFHRAIVARPAKAVPAMLVVLTLLAVTAGPLADRFLGFVGREQTGAQLNVVGREDAARYAIEQGLAHPLTGVGLGRLAQVSAVDPAAAYALRAHNVFAGAFAESGLLVVLALLGICVLALLAARRFAPATMLPLVTAVVISSVSVEWWGFGRTGPCALLVLGAALGLRMREPDGVRAAAAAGRSIPPQQVPGRGDAPASRVPLPHGVDVPHPSRPPADPGGPLPPRSRSSTSAPEGFPW; from the coding sequence GTGAGGTCCCGACGTGGCACCGCGCTCTGGGCGCTGCTCAGTGTGGCGGCAGTGCTGGCGGTCCCGGCCGCCGTCGTCCTGGTCCCGGGCATTCCCGTCGTCCGCCTGCTGGTCGAGATCGTGCTGGCCGTGGGGGCGCTCTGCCTGGTCGTCGCGCGCCCCTCGGCCGCCCTGGCGATCGGCGTGGCCGCACCGGTCCTGCAGACCGCCGTGCCCAGCACGCTGCTGACCCTCGGCGCCCTGGCGCTGCTGTTCGTCGTCATCGGGGTGCGCTGGCGGGGCGCCACCGCGACCGCGCGGCGCCGGGCCTCGTTCCTGCTGGCCACCGGCGTCGTCACGGTGCTGCTGGGGCTGCTGGTCACCGGTCCGGCCGACGATGTCGTCGGCACCGACCCCAGCCTCGGTCTCGGGGTCGGTGGCATCCCACTGGCGATCATCTACGCCACCGTGCTCGGCGCGGCGGCGACGATCGTCGGACCGAACGGGCGGACGGTGGCGTGCTGGCTCGCCGTGCTGGGTGTGGTGGCGGCGATCGCCGCCCTGGAGACCCCGGCGCTGGGCACCGACCGCAACACCGTCGTCCTCGGTGAGAACGCCAACGGGATCGGCATGTTCACCGCCGTCGGGCTGATCGCCGGTCTGGTGACGGCCCGGCGGGCGCGAGCCGTCGTCCGGGTCGCGGGCTGGGCCGCCGCCGTGGTGTGCGCGCTGGGCGTGATCGCCTCCGGCTCCCGGGGGGCGCTGCTCGCCGTGGTCGCGGGCGGCGCGGCCCTGATCTTCCACCGGGCGATCGTGGCGCGCCCCGCGAAGGCGGTGCCGGCGATGCTGGTGGTGCTCACCCTGCTGGCCGTGACGGCGGGACCGCTGGCGGACCGGTTCCTGGGCTTCGTCGGCCGCGAGCAGACCGGGGCCCAGCTCAACGTGGTCGGCCGCGAGGACGCCGCCCGGTACGCGATCGAGCAGGGCCTGGCCCACCCGCTGACCGGGGTCGGGCTCGGCCGGCTGGCCCAGGTGTCCGCCGTGGACCCCGCCGCGGCGTACGCGCTGCGTGCGCACAACGTCTTCGCCGGCGCGTTCGCGGAGTCGGGGCTCCTCGTCGTGCTGGCCCTGCTGGGCATCTGCGTGCTGGCGCTGCTGGCGGCCCGCCGGTTCGCCCCCGCCACGATGCTGCCGCTGGTGACGGCCGTGGTGATCAGCAGCGTCTCGGTGGAGTGGTGGGGTTTCGGCAGGACCGGTCCGTGCGCCCTGCTGGTTCTCGGCGCCGCGCTGGGCCTCCGCATGCGGGAACCGGACGGGGTACGGGCCGCCGCGGCGGCCGGCAGGTCGATACCGCCGCAACAGGTTCCCGGTCGGGGTGACGCACCGGCGTCGCGCGTACCGCTCCCCCACGGCGTGGACGTACCGCACCCGAGCCGGCCGCCGGCCGACCCCGGTGGGCCGCTGCCCCCTCGTTCCCGCTCGTCCACGTCCGCTCCGGAGGGGTTCCCGTGGTAG
- a CDS encoding ABC transporter ATP-binding protein — translation MRWAAVQQFLRLFPAGTRRSFGWALALSVLLSLLDFVALVLLFPVFGVLTAGSPASSASSLPGPLGSADPGLLLVVAMGAMIVRPVATFVFRLWWGKRAADAEVLLSSRLLAGYAYAPYTFHLRRNSADLLARAVAHVNLAAGSGLNGLINVAADATAVLALSAALFVADPGAALLVCGYLAVVALAFVVVSRRFVAAQSQRLAREVAEVYRRATTVFRGIRELTVADGRGAVLRSIDSSRLDMVRAQRRMNILNDVPRLVMEVALYAAILVALGLVLRNDSAAKSLPVVALYVVAGLRILPAITRGLGSLTQARTGLELSREIAGELAAVEQDGRPAEPADGHPLPRHADLELTDVSFGYEPGTPVLDRVDLRLPFGAYLAVVGPSGSGKSTLLSLLLGLLEPTAGTIRYGGVPIGVANPEWLRNVAYVPQEVFVLDDTVMNNLVLGKVAPDRERAWRALDRASLGDVVRGMPDGLDTPLGESGSRLSVGQRQRLGIARALYRDPAVLILDEPTAALDRATEVEVMTAIDALAGSITIVVVAHRTETIARADVVVRLDQGRLTTTVGGERLLGQLGSAV, via the coding sequence ATGAGGTGGGCCGCCGTGCAGCAGTTCCTGCGCCTCTTCCCGGCCGGGACCCGGCGCTCGTTCGGCTGGGCCCTCGCGCTCTCCGTCCTGCTCTCCCTGCTCGACTTCGTCGCGCTGGTCCTGCTCTTCCCGGTGTTCGGGGTGCTCACCGCCGGCAGCCCGGCGTCGTCGGCGAGCAGCCTGCCCGGCCCGCTCGGCTCCGCCGACCCGGGGCTGCTCCTGGTGGTGGCCATGGGCGCCATGATCGTCCGTCCGGTCGCCACCTTCGTCTTCCGGCTGTGGTGGGGCAAGCGGGCCGCGGACGCGGAGGTGCTGCTCAGCTCGCGCCTGCTCGCCGGCTACGCCTACGCCCCGTACACCTTCCACCTGCGGCGCAACTCGGCGGACCTGCTCGCCCGGGCGGTGGCGCACGTGAACCTCGCCGCCGGCTCCGGGCTCAACGGACTGATCAACGTCGCGGCGGACGCGACCGCGGTGCTGGCGTTGAGCGCGGCCCTCTTCGTCGCCGACCCGGGCGCGGCGCTGCTGGTCTGCGGCTACCTGGCCGTGGTCGCGCTGGCCTTCGTCGTGGTCAGCCGCCGCTTCGTGGCCGCGCAGTCGCAACGCCTGGCGCGCGAGGTCGCCGAGGTCTACCGGCGCGCGACGACGGTGTTCCGCGGGATCCGGGAACTGACCGTGGCCGACGGCCGCGGCGCGGTGCTGCGGTCGATCGACAGCTCGCGACTGGACATGGTCCGGGCCCAGCGGAGGATGAACATCCTCAACGACGTACCCCGGTTGGTCATGGAGGTCGCGCTCTACGCCGCCATCCTGGTCGCGTTGGGGCTGGTGCTGCGCAACGACAGCGCCGCGAAGAGCCTGCCGGTGGTCGCGCTCTACGTGGTCGCGGGACTGCGCATCCTGCCCGCGATCACGCGGGGGCTGGGCAGCCTCACCCAGGCGCGGACCGGCCTGGAGCTGTCCCGGGAGATCGCCGGCGAGCTGGCGGCGGTGGAGCAGGACGGGCGGCCGGCGGAGCCCGCCGACGGCCACCCGCTCCCCCGGCACGCCGACCTGGAGCTGACCGACGTCTCCTTCGGCTACGAGCCGGGCACGCCGGTCCTCGACCGGGTGGACCTCCGGCTCCCCTTCGGCGCCTACCTGGCCGTGGTGGGTCCCTCCGGCTCGGGCAAGAGCACGCTGCTCAGCCTCCTGCTCGGCCTGCTCGAACCGACCGCCGGCACGATCCGCTACGGCGGCGTGCCGATCGGGGTGGCCAACCCCGAGTGGCTGCGCAACGTGGCCTACGTGCCGCAGGAGGTGTTCGTGCTGGACGACACCGTGATGAACAACCTGGTGCTCGGCAAGGTGGCGCCGGACCGGGAACGGGCCTGGCGGGCCCTGGACCGGGCGTCGCTGGGCGACGTGGTGCGCGGCATGCCGGACGGGCTGGACACCCCGCTGGGTGAGAGCGGGTCCCGCCTGTCGGTGGGCCAGCGGCAGCGGCTCGGGATCGCCCGGGCCCTGTACCGGGATCCCGCCGTCCTGATCCTCGACGAGCCCACCGCCGCGCTGGACCGGGCCACCGAGGTCGAGGTGATGACCGCGATCGACGCGCTGGCCGGGTCGATCACGATCGTCGTCGTCGCGCACCGCACCGAGACCATCGCCAGAGCCGACGTGGTGGTCCGACTCGACCAGGGGCGGTTGACCACCACGGTCGGCGGCGAGCGCCTGCTCGGGCAGTTGGGGAGCGCGGTGTGA
- a CDS encoding glycosyltransferase: MSGRRRPMRVLLVIGSARMGGAEGQLTRLACELAQRGLDVRVLFTGGDGPLTARLDAAGVPWQVLRRYPAPSSTLATLAMPVRLARLLVTWQPDVVFAWLAAAVWLTLPMTAALTRAKRIAAFRGEVFDRDLRWFARPFRAAVSRAHAVTVNSPSLRAEAIRWGADPDRVTFVPNGVDRPAGTADVAPSPPTAVVVANFRWYKGHDVLVDALALVDEPVTVRLVGEGSEREATRARAVERGVADRLHFVDHPADVAAELRGAQFAIHPSRTEGLSNAILEELAAGLPVVATDVGGTSLLVADGVNGFLVPAGDEHQLAKRISELAASARLRATMSVAARTRSATYDWDACTDSYLRLFQDLVTPARSRS, encoded by the coding sequence GTGAGCGGGCGACGCCGACCGATGCGGGTCCTCCTGGTGATCGGCAGCGCCCGGATGGGTGGCGCCGAGGGGCAGCTGACCCGGCTGGCCTGCGAACTGGCCCAGCGGGGCCTCGACGTCCGGGTGCTGTTCACCGGCGGCGACGGGCCCCTGACCGCCCGGCTGGACGCCGCCGGCGTGCCGTGGCAGGTGCTGCGCCGCTATCCGGCGCCGAGCAGCACCCTGGCGACCCTGGCGATGCCGGTCCGGCTGGCCCGGCTGCTGGTCACCTGGCAACCCGACGTCGTGTTCGCCTGGCTGGCCGCGGCGGTGTGGCTGACCCTGCCGATGACGGCCGCGCTGACCAGGGCGAAGCGGATCGCCGCCTTCCGCGGCGAGGTGTTCGACCGCGACCTGCGCTGGTTCGCGCGCCCCTTCCGCGCTGCGGTGAGCCGGGCGCATGCGGTGACGGTGAACTCGCCGTCGCTGCGGGCCGAGGCGATCCGCTGGGGGGCGGACCCGGACCGGGTGACCTTCGTGCCGAACGGCGTCGACCGGCCGGCCGGCACGGCGGACGTCGCGCCGAGCCCGCCGACCGCCGTCGTGGTCGCCAACTTCCGCTGGTACAAGGGGCACGACGTGCTGGTGGACGCGCTCGCCTTGGTGGACGAGCCGGTGACCGTCCGGCTGGTGGGTGAGGGCAGCGAGCGGGAGGCGACCCGGGCGCGCGCCGTCGAGCGGGGGGTCGCCGACCGCCTGCACTTCGTGGACCATCCCGCCGACGTCGCGGCGGAGCTGCGCGGCGCGCAGTTCGCGATCCACCCCTCGCGGACCGAGGGGTTGTCCAACGCGATCCTGGAGGAGCTGGCCGCCGGGCTCCCCGTCGTCGCCACCGACGTGGGCGGAACGAGCCTGCTGGTGGCCGACGGGGTGAACGGCTTCCTCGTACCGGCCGGGGACGAGCACCAGCTCGCGAAGCGCATCTCGGAGCTGGCCGCCTCGGCCCGGCTGCGGGCGACCATGTCCGTCGCGGCCCGCACCCGTAGTGCCACCTACGACTGGGACGCCTGCACGGACAGCTACCTGCGCCTCTTCCAGGACCTCGTGACGCCCGCGCGGAGCCGGTCATGA